The proteins below are encoded in one region of Paenibacillus albus:
- a CDS encoding DUF6254 family protein, with the protein MTSSKNRRENAWKSRKQNQKPHGEVKSLAELDQEGGQSTTGYSKPEQW; encoded by the coding sequence ATGACATCCTCGAAGAATCGTCGCGAGAACGCCTGGAAAAGCCGCAAGCAGAACCAGAAGCCTCACGGCGAAGTGAAGTCGCTCGCCGAGCTCGATCAAGAAGGCGGCCAGAGCACGACCGGCTACAGTAAGCCGGAACAGTGGTAG
- a CDS encoding cytochrome ubiquinol oxidase subunit I, whose protein sequence is MHTLLSSYDPVMYSRVLTGLTLAFHIIFATIGVGVPLMIALAEWIGIRRNDEHYLLMARRWARGFVITVAVGVVTGTAIGLQLSLLWPSFMRVAGQSIALPLFMETFAFFFEAIFLGIYLYTWDRFKNKLTHFWLLIPVVIGSSASAFFITVVNAFMNAPAGVTVKDGKITDISPFGAMLSPAMPTKVSHVLVTAYLTCAFVLAAIAAWSLLMGRNHIYYKKALKLTMVAAFVFLISSAVIGDLSGKYLAKYQPEKLAAMEWHFDTTKQAPLVLGGILTDNNEVKYGLKIPYALSILAHGLPNAEVTGLNDIPADEQPPLYIHYLFDLKMGFVALMVLIAGAFMVLLWRKRERVFENKWLLRGIILAAPLAMMTIEHGWIFSEVGRQPWLLRGIMRTEEGATVSEHVDTMLYVFAALYVVLAFSSVTVLIRMFRSNRAEDEIAAKGIEGGSEL, encoded by the coding sequence ATGCACACGCTGTTAAGCAGTTATGATCCGGTTATGTACAGCCGCGTATTGACGGGGCTTACGCTCGCTTTTCATATTATCTTTGCAACAATTGGCGTTGGGGTGCCGCTTATGATCGCACTTGCAGAGTGGATCGGCATTCGCCGCAATGACGAGCATTACTTGCTGATGGCTAGGCGCTGGGCGCGCGGCTTCGTCATTACGGTCGCAGTCGGCGTCGTGACAGGAACGGCGATTGGGCTGCAGCTCAGTCTGCTCTGGCCAAGCTTCATGCGGGTCGCGGGTCAGTCGATCGCGCTGCCGCTGTTTATGGAAACCTTCGCGTTCTTCTTTGAAGCGATTTTCCTCGGGATCTACCTGTATACGTGGGATCGGTTCAAAAACAAGCTCACTCACTTCTGGCTGCTCATCCCCGTCGTCATCGGCTCCTCCGCATCGGCTTTCTTCATTACAGTCGTGAATGCGTTCATGAATGCGCCGGCCGGGGTTACGGTCAAGGATGGCAAAATCACCGATATTTCGCCATTCGGAGCCATGCTAAGTCCAGCAATGCCGACGAAAGTATCGCATGTTCTCGTCACTGCCTACTTAACTTGTGCGTTCGTTCTTGCTGCTATCGCCGCTTGGTCGCTCTTAATGGGACGCAATCATATCTACTACAAGAAAGCACTAAAGCTGACAATGGTTGCAGCATTCGTCTTCCTGATCTCGAGCGCCGTTATCGGCGACTTATCGGGTAAATATCTGGCCAAATACCAGCCGGAGAAGCTCGCTGCGATGGAGTGGCATTTTGATACCACGAAGCAAGCTCCGCTTGTCCTCGGGGGCATCCTGACCGACAACAATGAAGTCAAATACGGGCTTAAGATCCCTTACGCACTCAGCATCCTGGCCCACGGCTTGCCGAATGCCGAAGTAACTGGACTAAACGATATTCCGGCTGACGAACAGCCGCCGCTCTATATCCATTATCTTTTTGATCTGAAAATGGGCTTCGTCGCGCTCATGGTCCTCATCGCAGGTGCATTCATGGTGCTGCTATGGCGCAAGCGCGAACGGGTCTTCGAGAACAAATGGCTGCTGCGCGGCATTATCCTTGCTGCTCCGCTCGCGATGATGACAATCGAGCATGGCTGGATCTTCTCAGAGGTCGGCCGCCAGCCTTGGCTTCTCCGCGGCATTATGCGCACCGAAGAAGGAGCAACGGTCTCGGAACATGTGGATACGATGCTCTACGTATTCGCAGCGCTCTACGTCGTGCTCGCCTTCTCTTCCGTAACGGTGCTGATTCGGATGTTCCGCAGCAACCGTGCCGAGGATGAAATTGCCGCCAAAGGCATCGAAGGAGGCAGCGAGCTATGA
- a CDS encoding cytochrome d ubiquinol oxidase subunit II: MSYEVLGITVLWIFLFGYLIIASIDFGAGFFSYYSTITGKRHLINNIIERYLSPVWEVTNVFLVFFFVGIVGFFPDTAYYYGTALLVPGSIAVILLAIRGSYYAFNTYGVNKNNRFYMLLYGASGLLIPASLSTVMTISEGGYIEVDDSGKLTFLVRKLFTSTYSWSVVLLALVSVLYISAMFLSYYADRAKDRGAFEVVRKYALAWSGPTILSSLLVFFAIRGHNAEHFDRMIAHAPMFVISFACFLVAVYHVWTRKRLGMSFIFVILQFGFAFFGYGAAHLPYILYPYLTIHDNFTSQPMAIALVSVFILGLLLLIPSLYLLLRLFLFDTKYVQGKRGK; encoded by the coding sequence ATGAGCTATGAAGTGCTTGGGATCACTGTATTATGGATCTTCCTGTTCGGCTATTTGATTATCGCTTCGATTGATTTTGGCGCCGGATTCTTCAGCTATTACAGCACGATTACGGGCAAACGCCATCTGATCAACAACATCATTGAACGCTATTTATCCCCGGTATGGGAAGTAACGAACGTGTTCCTTGTGTTCTTCTTCGTCGGCATAGTCGGCTTCTTCCCGGACACCGCTTATTATTACGGCACCGCCCTGCTCGTGCCGGGCAGCATCGCCGTCATTCTGCTGGCTATCCGGGGCTCCTACTATGCATTCAACACTTATGGCGTGAACAAGAATAACCGCTTCTACATGCTGCTCTACGGTGCGAGCGGACTGTTAATTCCCGCTTCCCTATCGACGGTGATGACGATTTCCGAGGGCGGCTACATTGAGGTTGATGATTCAGGCAAATTGACGTTCCTCGTGCGAAAATTGTTCACAAGCACTTACTCATGGTCCGTCGTTCTGCTCGCGCTCGTCAGCGTGCTGTACATCTCGGCAATGTTTCTCAGCTACTATGCGGATCGGGCAAAGGATCGCGGCGCCTTCGAGGTTGTACGCAAATATGCGCTCGCTTGGAGCGGTCCAACGATACTCAGCAGCTTGCTCGTCTTCTTCGCAATTCGCGGTCATAACGCGGAGCACTTTGATCGAATGATCGCGCATGCACCGATGTTTGTTATTTCGTTCGCTTGCTTCTTGGTCGCCGTCTACCATGTTTGGACGCGCAAACGGCTTGGCATGTCGTTCATATTCGTCATCCTGCAATTCGGCTTCGCGTTCTTTGGCTATGGCGCGGCGCATTTACCGTATATTCTTTACCCATATTTAACGATTCATGACAATTTCACCAGCCAGCCGATGGCGATCGCACTTGTATCTGTCTTCATCCTCGGTTTGCTGCTGCTCATTCCGTCACTTTATCTGCTGCTCCGCCTCTTCCTCTTCGACACGAAATACGTGCAGGGTAAACGGGGCAAATAA
- the cydS gene encoding cytochrome bd oxidase small subunit CydS produces the protein MENFLIFAAPLLVVALSVGFLFWWGAKTPRKKL, from the coding sequence GTGGAAAATTTTCTAATCTTCGCCGCGCCGCTGCTCGTGGTCGCATTATCTGTTGGCTTCCTGTTCTGGTGGGGAGCGAAGACACCTCGGAAGAAGTTATAA